Proteins from a genomic interval of Bacteroidia bacterium:
- a CDS encoding amylo-alpha-1,6-glucosidase, translating into MPQHKLSLKSSSFEQIKDREWLVHNGIGGYASAHISGMNSRRYHGLLVASLNPPTERQVFVSRLEERAILADQELDLATNQYPGAIFPKGYTYLSSFKRNPVPEVLFEFAGHKLKKQVFMPYGSNTTIVRYENASKNGFELHVRLQLSYRNHHAIFREEEAYDFYREQKDGYEVFYPAFKKEPLFYRQSLGSFIEDRHWNKDIQFHRDEMRGQEFEEDSYSPGYAVINLAAGEEVFLTFSLEETQMKAVPALLLKEEVKRQKKLVKAFPKQEFLQDLIKAGDQFLVDRASTKAKTILAGYHWFTDWGRDTMIAMRGLTIATGQQEVSRQIFETFFQYLDQGMLPNRFFDEGEEAEYNTVDATLWLFVALYDYVQKFEDWAYIESVMPKLHSIICAYSDGTRYHIHATKEGLLFAGDPNSQLTWMDARIWGHTVTPRWGCPVEINALWFNALSIFQLFSEKVGQESEACLDNLRKLKQSFLPAFQHAEGYLYDVVLPDGSKDDSIRPNQLYALSLPFPLVSKKLGKKILKKLREELFTPLGIRTLSPSHPDFRPIYNGGPWERDTAYHQGTVWPFLLGPYFEAYLWAESYSEKAKEKVASDMKAIKQHFYEEGCIQGISEIFDGEHPISELGKGTAHQAWSVSVLIEVIIKYGIAF; encoded by the coding sequence ATGCCTCAACATAAACTTTCACTTAAAAGCTCTTCATTCGAACAGATCAAAGACCGTGAATGGCTGGTCCATAATGGAATTGGAGGCTATGCTTCTGCCCATATCAGTGGCATGAATTCTCGTCGTTATCACGGGCTCCTGGTCGCTTCCCTCAATCCTCCTACCGAAAGACAAGTCTTCGTTTCACGATTAGAAGAGCGTGCGATTTTAGCAGATCAGGAGCTTGATCTGGCGACCAATCAATATCCGGGAGCCATTTTCCCTAAAGGCTATACCTATTTAAGCAGCTTTAAGCGAAATCCAGTACCAGAGGTACTTTTTGAATTTGCAGGTCATAAATTGAAAAAGCAGGTATTCATGCCTTATGGAAGTAATACGACCATAGTCCGCTATGAAAATGCCTCAAAAAATGGCTTCGAATTGCATGTCCGTTTACAATTGAGCTATAGAAATCATCATGCTATTTTTCGGGAAGAGGAGGCTTATGATTTTTATCGGGAGCAAAAGGATGGATATGAGGTTTTTTATCCTGCTTTTAAGAAAGAGCCCTTATTTTATCGCCAGAGTTTAGGGAGTTTTATCGAAGATCGACATTGGAACAAGGACATCCAGTTTCATCGGGATGAAATGCGGGGACAAGAATTTGAAGAGGACAGCTATTCTCCAGGTTATGCAGTTATCAATTTAGCAGCGGGAGAAGAAGTATTTCTGACTTTTTCCCTGGAAGAAACTCAAATGAAAGCTGTGCCGGCATTGCTTCTCAAAGAAGAGGTCAAACGGCAGAAAAAGTTGGTGAAAGCATTCCCCAAACAGGAATTTTTACAGGACCTCATAAAAGCAGGAGATCAATTTCTGGTAGACCGGGCATCCACAAAGGCAAAAACCATATTGGCGGGCTATCACTGGTTTACAGATTGGGGTCGGGATACAATGATTGCTATGCGGGGCTTAACCATAGCCACAGGACAACAAGAAGTATCGAGACAGATATTTGAAACCTTCTTTCAATATCTCGATCAGGGCATGCTCCCCAATCGATTTTTTGATGAAGGGGAAGAAGCCGAATACAATACAGTCGATGCCACCCTTTGGCTGTTTGTGGCCCTTTATGATTATGTTCAGAAATTTGAGGATTGGGCCTATATTGAATCCGTCATGCCAAAGTTGCACAGCATAATTTGTGCTTATTCGGATGGGACACGTTATCACATTCATGCGACAAAAGAAGGTTTGCTATTTGCAGGCGACCCTAATAGTCAGTTGACCTGGATGGATGCAAGGATTTGGGGGCATACGGTTACGCCACGCTGGGGATGCCCGGTAGAGATCAATGCTTTGTGGTTCAATGCCCTTTCGATCTTTCAGTTATTCAGCGAAAAGGTCGGACAGGAATCCGAAGCTTGCCTGGACAATCTCCGAAAGCTGAAGCAAAGCTTCCTTCCTGCTTTTCAACATGCTGAAGGGTATTTGTATGATGTGGTTCTTCCGGATGGAAGCAAAGACGATAGCATACGTCCCAATCAATTGTATGCGCTAAGCCTCCCCTTTCCTTTGGTCAGCAAAAAACTTGGGAAGAAAATCCTAAAAAAGCTGCGTGAGGAATTGTTTACTCCCCTGGGCATACGAACTCTTAGTCCTTCCCATCCCGACTTCCGTCCCATCTATAATGGGGGGCCCTGGGAGCGAGACACTGCCTACCATCAGGGAACCGTTTGGCCTTTCTTGTTAGGGCCTTATTTCGAAGCCTATTTGTGGGCAGAATCTTATTCAGAGAAAGCTAAAGAAAAAGTCGCTTCGGATATGAAAGCCATAAAACAGCATTTCTATGAAGAGGGCTGTATCCAGGGAATCTCTGAGATTTTTGATGGGGAGCATCCCATATCTGAATTGGGCAAAGGAACGGCTCATCAGGCCTGGTCTGTGAGTGTATTGATTGAAGTTATTATTAAGTATGGGATTGCTTTTTAA
- a CDS encoding NAD(P)H-hydrate epimerase → MIPRITTEQMIEVDRLMIEVYKIELIQMMENAGRCLALTAKRHFFRGEIPEKKLIVLAGTGGNGGGAMVAARRLASWGAKVEVYLTSVEKLTPIPRHQYEILLNMGIAVKAGEIPSDDVKADLILDGIIGYSLRGNPRGIAKQMIKWANDHQAPILALDTPSGISLTEGEIFDPVIHAEATLTLALPKVGLFREEVKLIRGALYLGDISVPPELYAQSSLGIELGPIFGKDDVLRIEPLA, encoded by the coding sequence ATGATCCCAAGAATAACCACAGAACAAATGATCGAAGTAGACCGCCTCATGATCGAAGTCTACAAAATCGAACTCATCCAAATGATGGAAAATGCCGGTCGCTGCCTGGCTTTGACAGCAAAGCGTCATTTCTTTAGGGGCGAAATCCCGGAGAAGAAGCTTATTGTACTAGCAGGAACCGGTGGCAATGGAGGTGGAGCCATGGTAGCTGCACGGAGGTTGGCTAGCTGGGGAGCAAAGGTAGAGGTCTATCTGACAAGTGTGGAGAAATTAACGCCTATTCCAAGGCATCAATACGAAATTCTGCTGAATATGGGGATAGCTGTTAAGGCGGGAGAAATTCCTTCCGATGATGTGAAGGCGGATTTGATCCTGGATGGGATTATAGGCTATAGCCTAAGAGGAAATCCCCGAGGAATCGCAAAGCAAATGATTAAGTGGGCGAATGATCATCAGGCCCCTATCCTTGCATTGGATACGCCATCGGGCATCAGTTTGACGGAGGGGGAGATATTCGATCCAGTAATCCATGCAGAAGCGACCCTTACGCTCGCTTTGCCTAAGGTGGGCCTGTTTAGGGAGGAAGTCAAACTGATACGTGGAGCGCTTTATTTGGGAGACATATCTGTTCCGCCAGAATTGTATGCCCAGTCAAGTTTGGGAATAGAGTTGGGGCCGATCTTTGGGAAGGATGATGTCTTGCGCATTGAGCCTTTAGCCTAA
- a CDS encoding chondroitinase-B domain-containing protein → MKTLCLVKIQLFFATSILLLFPVYIFSQTTYNITDPEDLETHTYVAGDEIILADGIYDTDSRIDFIGNGTADNPIVFRAENPGGVKFTGGLQMNIGGDYVVVDGFHWQGGYGASNFIQFRNGTDYANHSTIQNCAIDGLAIHPDDVADDLANNSITKHRWIVLYGTYNTVINCSFMNKASAGALILAEYEYNAEDDPCATVGHTISNNYFYKYEKIDNTLSNSGDSETIRIGTSEYQNVNSNVTLSNNYFVEADGENEIITNKSKGNLYINNTFRRCRGSLVLRHGSHATVEGNYFLGENVEGTGGIRITDSEHTITNNYIQDCITVNNQAKWNNGITFLGGSANAAVLCASTSTSNGYQKSENISLSNNSIVNTHAPLFYNTDKGSTDPTGTVSNNLIYFAAGNSNISDLITGDTPTSYANLGTTLVYSGNVYTGTNLGATNSGFSLEAGITAVADGEIFTFSGTGAAGKGADMGTYTPIADSMVGYGIGACFLDNLGGNISNGNCTIVAAESLRLSNLPTFTAAADTNIVSVNANVSWTAVSNDAWISIDTNSGTGNASVSVMVTENTDLNSRVGTLTFTQDPGGNDIVRTLSVTQAGVDLTELYDLINIGTGLPGDKVSVHSFSKEEVNGTTKFNYAKNTLDKDNATVWAADDGAIVSGDYKGDGEYIIYDLSSKHSINFIQFSTTNKSDAFGYQIWVSTTGTDSSDFSMILPTSGDLILTATNTIDFNQYEVPSTEARYVKIIGYGRFNSAGDTRTSVWNAIGEIEFYGSDIVSIDENEGVNQALIYPIPSQDILYIKNLQRVNLISIYGTDGRKILDKSISASELEINLNLSSISNGSYIIILKGDNIYQSTRFIISR, encoded by the coding sequence ATGAAGACGCTCTGCCTTGTAAAGATTCAACTGTTTTTTGCAACCTCTATTCTGTTACTATTCCCAGTTTATATATTTTCTCAAACCACTTATAATATTACTGATCCTGAGGACCTGGAGACTCATACTTACGTAGCCGGCGATGAAATTATATTAGCAGATGGTATTTACGATACTGACTCGCGTATTGACTTTATTGGCAATGGAACAGCAGACAATCCTATAGTTTTTAGAGCAGAAAATCCTGGAGGGGTTAAGTTTACGGGTGGTTTGCAGATGAATATTGGTGGAGATTATGTGGTTGTTGATGGCTTTCACTGGCAAGGTGGTTATGGTGCAAGCAATTTTATTCAATTCAGAAATGGGACTGATTATGCCAATCACAGTACCATTCAAAATTGCGCGATTGATGGTTTAGCTATACATCCAGATGACGTAGCAGATGATCTAGCGAATAATTCGATTACAAAGCACAGGTGGATTGTTTTGTACGGAACCTATAATACTGTGATTAACTGCTCATTCATGAACAAAGCGAGTGCAGGTGCTTTAATTTTAGCAGAATATGAATACAATGCTGAAGACGATCCTTGTGCAACGGTTGGGCATACAATAAGCAATAACTATTTCTATAAATATGAAAAGATTGATAATACCTTAAGCAATTCTGGAGATAGTGAAACTATACGTATAGGTACAAGTGAATACCAAAATGTAAACAGCAATGTAACCCTTAGCAATAACTATTTTGTTGAAGCTGATGGTGAAAATGAAATCATTACGAATAAAAGTAAGGGCAACCTATATATTAATAATACTTTCAGAAGATGTAGAGGGTCTTTAGTCCTACGTCATGGCTCTCATGCTACAGTGGAAGGAAACTATTTTCTAGGGGAAAATGTAGAGGGTACGGGAGGCATTAGGATTACCGACAGTGAGCACACAATTACGAATAACTATATTCAAGATTGTATTACAGTTAACAATCAAGCTAAATGGAATAATGGCATAACCTTTTTAGGAGGTAGCGCTAATGCTGCGGTTCTGTGCGCTTCTACTAGTACTTCAAACGGATATCAAAAATCTGAAAACATCAGCCTTTCCAATAACTCAATTGTAAATACCCATGCTCCTTTATTTTATAACACAGATAAAGGATCAACGGATCCAACAGGGACGGTTTCTAATAACTTAATTTATTTCGCTGCTGGCAACTCAAATATTTCTGACCTTATTACAGGAGATACGCCTACTTCTTATGCTAATCTTGGTACTACATTGGTATACTCGGGAAATGTTTATACGGGAACTAATTTAGGTGCTACGAATTCAGGATTTTCCTTAGAAGCAGGAATTACAGCTGTTGCCGATGGGGAAATTTTTACTTTTTCTGGAACGGGGGCTGCAGGCAAAGGGGCTGATATGGGTACTTATACCCCAATAGCTGACAGTATGGTGGGGTATGGAATTGGTGCGTGTTTCTTAGATAATCTAGGTGGAAATATAAGTAATGGAAATTGTACCATTGTAGCAGCTGAAAGCTTAAGGCTTAGCAATTTGCCGACATTTACTGCAGCTGCAGATACCAATATAGTTTCTGTTAATGCAAACGTAAGTTGGACTGCCGTTTCTAATGATGCCTGGATAAGTATTGATACTAATTCAGGTACGGGCAATGCAAGCGTCTCGGTTATGGTTACTGAAAATACAGACCTTAACAGCAGAGTAGGTACGCTGACATTTACACAAGATCCCGGAGGGAATGATATTGTAAGGACCTTAAGCGTTACGCAAGCAGGGGTAGATTTAACAGAATTATATGACCTTATAAATATAGGTACAGGCTTGCCTGGCGACAAGGTCAGCGTGCATTCTTTCTCAAAAGAAGAAGTAAATGGAACTACTAAATTTAATTACGCAAAAAACACTTTAGATAAAGACAATGCTACTGTATGGGCTGCCGATGATGGTGCTATTGTAAGCGGAGATTACAAAGGGGATGGAGAATATATTATTTATGATTTAAGTAGTAAGCACAGCATTAATTTTATCCAGTTTAGTACCACTAATAAATCAGATGCTTTTGGATATCAAATTTGGGTATCAACTACAGGAACTGACTCCTCAGATTTTTCCATGATCCTGCCTACTTCAGGAGATTTGATCCTAACAGCAACTAATACTATAGATTTTAATCAATATGAAGTTCCTTCAACAGAGGCTCGCTATGTAAAAATAATAGGGTATGGAAGATTTAATAGTGCCGGAGATACGAGAACAAGTGTATGGAATGCAATAGGAGAAATAGAGTTTTATGGAAGTGATATTGTTTCTATCGACGAAAATGAAGGTGTAAATCAAGCGTTAATCTACCCCATTCCTAGCCAGGATATATTATATATCAAAAACTTGCAGCGTGTTAATTTGATATCAATATACGGTACAGATGGTAGAAAAATTTTAGATAAAAGCATTTCTGCTTCAGAATTAGAAATCAATCTAAATCTTTCTTCTATTTCCAATGGATCCTATATTATAATCCTGAAGGGAGATAATATATACCAATCAACACGCTTTATTATATCACGCTAA
- a CDS encoding HIT domain-containing protein produces the protein MVCLSCKSNEGIKRISPGVQIFESEYWLVEHAYPCSLEGWLVIVLKRHCEEFHNLSREEFLELSHVQLAVIKAIHQYFHSEKEYIFCFAEAEGFKHIHFHVVPKTKDFDTQYQGAKVFHYLKTPKEKCVSQPRIKEICKELKAIMEKR, from the coding sequence ATGGTATGCTTAAGTTGTAAATCGAATGAAGGGATAAAACGCATCAGCCCGGGTGTTCAAATTTTTGAATCAGAATACTGGCTTGTTGAACATGCTTATCCTTGTTCTTTAGAAGGCTGGTTAGTCATAGTTTTAAAACGCCATTGTGAGGAATTTCACAACTTGAGTAGGGAGGAATTTTTAGAGCTTTCACATGTTCAGCTAGCTGTGATTAAAGCTATACATCAATATTTTCATTCGGAAAAGGAATACATATTCTGCTTTGCAGAAGCTGAGGGATTTAAACATATTCACTTTCATGTGGTACCCAAGACAAAAGATTTTGATACTCAATACCAGGGTGCTAAAGTTTTTCACTATTTAAAGACGCCAAAAGAAAAATGTGTTTCTCAGCCAAGAATAAAAGAAATCTGTAAAGAACTGAAAGCAATAATGGAAAAGCGATGA
- a CDS encoding histidine kinase has translation MTTTLGHKIEISSTSITKYPLLCTFSFEIVCIPLLLIRILDQEINILPEKRAYRYWTYQLLGWGLASIYWAYIVYVNNDYSVLHTLVNFIFDVLIGISLTHTYKLMIHNSGRISFSKGSVLQLAIAIILLSVSFMLLVNAKWYIYWTMIKAQHPDFLASMLFWDPPLITGLRLMTIWVLAYHLYHYHKQQIALTKHNAELSVLAKQIQIDQLSNQLNPHFLFNALNSVKSLIAESPQRARRSIDLLSDLLRSSLYTKGNLQSLEDELQLINDYIELEKIRFEERLQLQLSIADDVDLTYKIPALSIQLLIENALKHGIQNSIAGGCISLSINKKIEYLEIIVQNPGRLKLSEESQNTALGIKNLRQRLQLQYQEKAAFELIEKPKGFVNGTIRIPLT, from the coding sequence ATGACAACTACGCTTGGGCATAAAATAGAAATATCCTCAACGTCCATCACCAAATATCCACTACTATGTACTTTCTCTTTTGAAATTGTGTGTATCCCTCTATTATTGATAAGAATTTTGGATCAGGAAATAAACATATTGCCAGAAAAAAGGGCTTACAGATATTGGACATACCAATTATTAGGCTGGGGCTTAGCCTCGATATATTGGGCATATATCGTATATGTTAACAATGACTATTCTGTACTTCACACCTTAGTCAATTTCATCTTTGATGTACTTATCGGTATTTCCTTGACACATACTTATAAGCTGATGATCCATAATTCAGGTCGAATATCTTTTAGCAAGGGAAGTGTGCTTCAACTCGCAATCGCAATTATCCTCCTATCCGTTTCATTTATGTTATTGGTCAATGCAAAATGGTATATCTACTGGACTATGATCAAAGCTCAACATCCGGATTTTCTTGCCTCCATGTTATTTTGGGATCCGCCTTTGATTACTGGTTTGAGATTAATGACTATTTGGGTACTTGCCTATCATTTATATCATTATCACAAACAACAGATAGCCCTAACAAAGCATAATGCAGAACTCTCTGTGCTGGCAAAGCAAATTCAAATAGATCAATTGTCGAATCAATTGAACCCCCATTTTTTATTCAATGCGTTAAATAGCGTTAAGTCTCTGATTGCTGAAAGCCCACAGAGAGCAAGGCGATCCATAGACTTATTATCTGATTTGTTGCGCTCTTCCCTTTATACTAAAGGCAACTTACAGAGTCTGGAAGATGAATTGCAATTGATCAACGATTATATCGAATTGGAAAAAATCCGCTTTGAAGAGCGTTTGCAACTACAGCTTAGCATTGCCGATGATGTTGACTTAACTTACAAAATACCTGCCCTGAGCATTCAATTACTCATAGAGAATGCCTTGAAACATGGCATTCAAAATTCGATTGCTGGAGGATGTATATCATTGAGTATTAATAAGAAAATAGAGTACCTGGAGATTATTGTTCAAAATCCGGGACGATTGAAGCTAAGCGAGGAATCACAGAATACGGCTTTGGGAATCAAGAATTTGCGACAAAGACTTCAATTGCAATATCAGGAGAAAGCAGCTTTTGAGCTGATAGAAAAACCCAAAGGCTTTGTAAATGGAACCATAAGAATACCCTTAACTTGA
- a CDS encoding LytTR family DNA-binding domain-containing protein — protein sequence MNTYKVVVIDDERLAREEIKRHLVDHPEFRLVGEASHANEGLKLIEANIPHLIFLDIQMPEKSGFDLLDELSTIPEVVFTTAYSEYAAKAFDINALDYLVKPIREERFSKSMEKVRKELANIHETRSAFSMHHKIFIKDGEKCHFIPIADIQYIESLENYVRFHFNGNMAVMKKSLNRIEEKLDPSVFFRINRSQIINVNFISEIYPAFNNRLKIVLTSGEAFEVSSRKSVQFKNWNSL from the coding sequence ATGAATACGTACAAGGTTGTTGTAATAGATGATGAGAGATTGGCTCGCGAAGAGATCAAGCGTCATTTAGTTGATCACCCTGAATTCAGGCTTGTAGGGGAAGCCAGCCATGCAAATGAAGGCTTGAAATTGATTGAAGCCAACATACCGCATCTGATTTTTTTAGATATCCAAATGCCCGAGAAGTCAGGTTTTGATTTATTGGATGAATTGAGCACGATTCCTGAAGTTGTTTTCACAACGGCCTATAGCGAATACGCAGCAAAAGCTTTTGATATTAATGCCCTCGATTATTTGGTTAAACCCATACGCGAAGAACGATTCTCTAAAAGTATGGAAAAGGTGAGAAAGGAACTTGCCAACATACATGAGACACGTTCTGCATTTTCAATGCATCATAAAATTTTCATCAAAGATGGCGAGAAATGTCATTTCATTCCGATAGCTGACATTCAATACATTGAATCCTTAGAAAACTATGTCCGCTTTCATTTCAATGGAAATATGGCTGTGATGAAAAAATCACTTAATCGCATCGAAGAAAAGTTGGACCCCTCTGTGTTTTTCAGAATCAACAGGAGTCAAATCATCAATGTGAATTTTATAAGCGAAATTTATCCGGCTTTTAACAACAGACTCAAAATAGTCCTTACGAGTGGGGAAGCATTTGAAGTTTCCAGTCGAAAATCTGTACAGTTTAAAAACTGGAATAGTCTATAG
- a CDS encoding CocE/NonD family hydrolase yields the protein MKEAIISTTTLLLILAGLASCSLKNAQVSEKIITENGKEYLLQDSLLIKTADGAEIALLVLRDKRLKEPLPTILHHTIYTRDTDFKRAVLAASHGYVGVVSYTRGKAWSSSEIIPYELEVNDVNEVIEWISKQAWSNGEVGMRGGSYTGFTQWAATKKLHPALKTIVPSASSCPGIAEPSENGVYMSFLYPWFPHVSNNKSLDNESYNDHQRWNRLKQNYYQTGIAYRSLDSLDGSPNPLFNTQLKHPTFDEYWQNIIPYKQDFSKIDIPILSTTGYFDGGQLGVMYYLKEHYKYNKGAAHYLVIGPFGHLGSQYKPEEEIGNYSIDPVAQIDITKLSFEWFDYIFKNAPKPELLKDKINFQVMGTNQWKHVSSLNEMSNDTLTFYLSNESSKVHFVARHETGNNGNKAHFSLSNTKPNDLDYIPQEVDFTDRSMVGENNYFNPNIVDSSLPLSNGFSFITEAFETDTEFNGSYFGELKVAINKKDFDCSIVMYEQTPEGKYFKLTQQFIGRASLAKNREKRQLLTPDTIEAFPFTNVRMASKILKKGSRLILVLNVNKHPHEQLNYGTGKDVSMETMKDATEVLQVKWYNDSFVKIPIYRNKK from the coding sequence ATGAAAGAAGCAATTATTTCTACCACAACTTTACTCCTTATATTGGCAGGCCTTGCTTCTTGCAGCCTGAAAAACGCTCAGGTAAGCGAAAAAATCATTACTGAGAATGGAAAGGAGTACCTTCTCCAAGATAGCCTGTTGATCAAAACTGCTGATGGAGCAGAAATAGCCCTTTTAGTACTAAGAGATAAAAGATTGAAGGAGCCTTTGCCCACGATTTTACACCATACGATTTATACCCGGGATACCGACTTTAAAAGAGCAGTCCTGGCAGCAAGTCATGGCTATGTAGGAGTGGTAAGTTACACGCGTGGCAAAGCATGGAGTTCTAGTGAAATTATCCCCTATGAACTTGAAGTCAATGATGTAAACGAAGTAATCGAATGGATCAGCAAACAAGCCTGGAGCAATGGGGAAGTAGGGATGCGCGGAGGAAGTTATACGGGTTTTACCCAATGGGCAGCCACAAAAAAACTACATCCTGCCCTTAAAACCATTGTCCCATCAGCATCTTCCTGTCCCGGGATTGCTGAACCCTCCGAAAATGGGGTTTATATGTCCTTCCTATATCCCTGGTTTCCACATGTTAGCAATAATAAATCCCTGGATAACGAGAGCTATAATGATCATCAAAGATGGAACAGGCTAAAACAAAACTACTACCAAACAGGCATAGCCTACCGTTCGCTGGATAGTCTGGATGGAAGCCCCAACCCATTATTTAACACACAATTGAAGCATCCCACTTTTGATGAATACTGGCAAAATATAATTCCCTACAAACAAGATTTTTCAAAGATTGACATACCCATACTAAGTACAACCGGGTATTTTGACGGTGGTCAATTAGGCGTGATGTATTACCTCAAGGAGCATTACAAATACAATAAAGGAGCAGCACACTATTTAGTCATTGGACCTTTTGGGCATTTAGGATCTCAATATAAACCCGAAGAAGAAATCGGAAACTACAGCATTGATCCTGTGGCTCAAATCGATATCACCAAATTGAGCTTTGAATGGTTTGATTATATTTTCAAAAATGCTCCTAAACCCGAATTGTTAAAAGATAAAATCAATTTTCAGGTGATGGGAACAAATCAATGGAAGCATGTTTCCTCTTTGAATGAAATGAGTAATGATACGCTTACTTTTTATTTAAGCAATGAATCTTCAAAGGTCCATTTTGTGGCAAGACATGAGACTGGAAATAATGGAAACAAAGCCCATTTTTCCCTATCCAACACTAAACCCAATGACTTAGATTATATTCCTCAAGAAGTAGATTTCACAGATAGATCTATGGTAGGTGAGAATAATTATTTCAACCCAAATATTGTAGATAGCAGCCTTCCTCTGAGCAATGGCTTTTCATTTATTACCGAAGCATTTGAAACAGATACCGAATTCAATGGATCTTATTTTGGGGAATTAAAAGTAGCCATCAACAAAAAAGACTTTGACTGTTCTATAGTCATGTACGAACAAACCCCTGAAGGAAAGTATTTTAAGTTGACCCAACAATTTATAGGCAGAGCCAGTCTGGCAAAAAATAGAGAGAAAAGACAATTGTTGACTCCTGATACGATAGAAGCCTTTCCTTTTACTAATGTGAGAATGGCAAGTAAAATACTCAAAAAAGGAAGTCGGCTAATATTGGTCCTAAACGTAAATAAACACCCACATGAACAGCTAAACTACGGCACAGGGAAAGACGTAAGCATGGAAACCATGAAAGATGCAACTGAAGTATTACAGGTAAAATGGTATAACGATAGCTTTGTTAAAATTCCCATTTATAGGAATAAGAAATAG
- a CDS encoding Crp/Fnr family transcriptional regulator has translation MDSENFLINYFSQYITLSEEEAQLIQKEDIIREYQKNDILLREGEIAKECFLVLKGCVKRYYLEDGDEKIMEFYTENDPIAPVSYTTREPSKYFLSCVESCVISTGTEERTQRFLQEFPRFIPIFVKIGDSLSAKKQIFLDDYKNLSPEDRYQKLLEDRPQLVNRVPQYMIASYLGIQPESLSRIRKRIWSNKNKS, from the coding sequence ATGGATTCTGAAAACTTCCTGATAAACTACTTCTCTCAATACATTACCCTCAGCGAAGAAGAAGCTCAACTTATCCAAAAGGAAGATATCATTCGAGAGTATCAAAAGAATGATATCCTGCTAAGAGAAGGCGAAATTGCAAAAGAATGCTTCCTGGTCTTGAAAGGTTGTGTAAAAAGGTATTATCTGGAGGATGGGGATGAGAAAATCATGGAGTTTTACACCGAAAATGATCCAATTGCACCCGTGAGTTATACCACAAGGGAGCCCTCTAAATACTTTTTATCCTGTGTCGAGTCCTGCGTAATTTCTACCGGAACTGAGGAACGAACTCAGCGCTTTTTACAAGAATTCCCTCGCTTTATCCCGATTTTCGTTAAAATTGGAGATAGCCTTTCTGCCAAGAAACAAATCTTCCTCGATGATTATAAAAACCTTTCTCCTGAAGACCGCTATCAAAAGTTGTTAGAAGACCGACCCCAATTGGTCAATCGAGTCCCTCAATACATGATTGCCAGTTATCTGGGCATTCAACCCGAATCTCTAAGTAGAATCAGAAAAAGAATCTGGTCCAATAAAAACAAATCTTAA
- a CDS encoding DUF6326 family protein, whose translation MYNKKLKPQSLLSSLWIFVLFNMILRDLHEFPTEGYIEEMMGLHLSEESMLFFAFIVEIPILMVILPRILTDKANKWMNLIAVILSSLGILYTLPGGHLDEYFFAAMNLGAFFLIIRTAWRMPAINPA comes from the coding sequence ATGTATAACAAAAAGCTCAAGCCCCAATCTCTCCTCTCCAGCCTTTGGATCTTTGTCCTCTTTAACATGATCCTGAGAGATTTGCACGAGTTCCCAACAGAGGGATATATCGAAGAAATGATGGGCCTCCATTTATCCGAAGAATCTATGCTCTTTTTCGCCTTCATTGTGGAAATTCCTATTCTGATGGTCATTCTTCCCAGAATACTCACTGACAAAGCCAATAAATGGATGAACCTTATAGCCGTAATTCTTTCAAGCCTGGGCATACTCTATACTTTGCCTGGCGGTCATTTGGATGAATACTTTTTTGCGGCCATGAATCTGGGAGCATTCTTTCTGATTATTCGAACCGCCTGGAGGATGCCAGCCATTAATCCGGCATAA